ctcaagaagctcgacaccatccaggacaaagcagcccgcttgattggcaccctatccaccaccctaaacattcactcccttcaccaccggcgcacagtggctgcagtgtgtaccatccacaggatgcactgcagcaacacgccaaggcttcttcgacagcacctcccaaacccgcggcctctaccacgtagaaggacaagagcagcaggcacatgggaacaacaccacctgcacgttcccctccaagtcacacaacatcccgacttggaaatgtatcgccgttccttcatcatcgctgggtcaaaatcctggaactcccttcctaacagcactgtgggagaatcttcaccacacggactgcagcggttcaagaaggcggctcaccaccaccttctcaagggcaattagggatgggcaataaatgccggcctcgcctgcaacgcccacatcccatgaacgaataaaattttaaaaagtgtccACTCTTTAGCCTGCACCTCCCACTGACAACCACACCAAGGCCTGAGCTCATCTGACTGGGAATCACTGATGCCAGTTTGTGTTTTATCATTTTAACAGCATAGGCATAAAGTAAAGCCTGGTTATCCTAGCCAGgtgggcttttttttaaaatataaagtaGCAGCAATAGCAACAGGAAATGACAAAACCAACTTTCCTAAATAGGAGTGTGAGAAGCGCATCAAAATACAACATGTATAATTATATTTTATATATCCACAAACATTTTATTTGTGAAAATTGCACCAAATTATATCCGCTCTGTGttcctaaattaaacaattacattttaaaaacaatATTAACACTGTGGACTATGAATCCAGCAATTAGTTACAGGAAGGGAAAATAATGTTCAATTCAAACTTCTGAATTACAGACATATTTAGGTAGCTTTTTTGGAATTAAAAGCTTTGcaataaaagtttaaaaacagaccCAGCATCGTCAAACCATACATGATACCGTAAATACAAAATCCATGGAAGAGATAGCCCCATGTTGCAAGAGACAAGTCCATAAGAAACTGCAAGATTTGCAACTGGGTCATTCTTTTCTTCCACGCAGGTCGCTGGATAGGATTCAATGCACTCTGCCCATagtaaaaatacaggaagacatgaaTTAATGAATTCAATGCAAGGAAAGGAGCGATGGCTGGCCACGGGTAGTAATGATAGGTCAGGTCACTCAGGATCAGCATACTGCAGTGGTGGTAGACGTGTAGGAAGGAGATCTGACGCTTTCGGTGTCTTATGATCATGAAGACTGTGTCAAGCAGTTCCACATTTTTTATCACCCAATACGTGAAGTAGGCACTCCGCAGTTCCTGAAAGGACTCCTTTTGAAAAATGGAAGCTGCGTTGCTAAGGCCTTGCAGAAAGAGGAGAGTGGTGTACAGGCTCATGATGCTACAGGCCATGTTATAGACTACTAGGATCTGCAGAATTTAACAAACACAGACATTTACATGGACTTGTAAGCAGCAActattcaaatcacattctattcAACTTAACAAATGACAGTGCCTAAGAAAATTGAATTAGTTCAGCTTCCAGCAACATAATTATGAAAATACATTTTAGGTTGAAGACAAACTGGATGACTTTTGAATTTAAACCTATAAATTATTTAACCAGAGGCTTTTATCTGTTATTCCCTTTTCTTAGCAATAAATGTAACTTGTCCTCTTTCTCAGCACAACTCACTCACTTTCTGTTGCAGTGTAACTGCAATTTTTAACTTGACATGACCAGGTGTCACCCAGGGCTACACGGTAACTGGAATCTCAGTGTTTACAGGTGTGTGCATTATTCTGCGACTGGGTTACATCCTGTAGCTCACGGCTAATAGACACCACTGTTGGAACAAGATCCTGACTGCAGCACCAACCTGCACAGCCACATTATTCAATCACAAAAAGTGTCTGTGCTTCAAACAAATGATTACTTTGTTTTATTCCTCTCTCCCCATGGGCTGTGTTTTTGAAACTTTTGCATTGTTACAAGACATGGTGTGTAAATTAAACATACAATGGGGGAGTTCACGGTTTTATTAGAAATAAACAATCAATGAGAcgagagaagttgggattgttctcgtcagagcagagaatgttaagaggagatttaacggAGGTGTTcatagttttgatagagtagataggaagaaa
Above is a genomic segment from Heptranchias perlo isolate sHepPer1 chromosome 36, sHepPer1.hap1, whole genome shotgun sequence containing:
- the LOC137303961 gene encoding very long chain fatty acid elongase 4-like, which gives rise to MENLESVNPELSTRGSTLTRFLGLQSIPIACLYIAVIFLSTYWQKLTKPLELQKILVVYNMACSIMSLYTTLLFLQGLSNAASIFQKESFQELRSAYFTYWVIKNVELLDTVFMIIRHRKRQISFLHVYHHCSMLILSDLTYHYYPWPAIAPFLALNSLIHVFLYFYYGQSALNPIQRPAWKKRMTQLQILQFLMDLSLATWGYLFHGFCIYGIMYGLTMLGLFLNFYCKAFNSKKAT